Proteins encoded in a region of the Zea mays cultivar B73 chromosome 2, Zm-B73-REFERENCE-NAM-5.0, whole genome shotgun sequence genome:
- the LOC103647408 gene encoding centromere protein V: MTSSAGSHDDVVHTGGCHCRRVRWRVEAPASVVAWVCNCSDCSMRGNTHFVVPAAKFRLQAGADESVTTYTFGTHTARHTFCKVCGITSFYTPRSNPDGVAVTVACVDPGTLGHVEYRKADGRNWEEWFERSGIAGFSEGKADAAAE; encoded by the coding sequence ATGACCAGCTCCGCCGGCTCCCACGACGACGTGGTGCACACGGGCGGGTGCCACTGCCGCCGCGTGCGCTGGCGCGTCGAGGCCCCCGCGAGCGTCGTAGCGTGGGTCTGCAACTGCTCCGACTGCTCCATGCGCGGGAACACGCACTTCGTCGTCCCCGCCGCCAAGTTCAGGCTGCAGGCCGGCGCCGACGAGTCCGTCACCACCTACACCTTCGGCACGCACACGGCCAGGCACACCTTCTGCAAGGTCTGCGGCATCACCTCCTTCTACACCCCGAGGTCCAACCCGGACGGCGTGGCCGTCACCGTCGCCTGCGTGGATCCGGGTACGCTAGGCCACGTCGAGTACCGGAAGGCCGACGGGAGGAACTGGGAGGAGTGGTTCGAGCGCAGCGGCATCGCTGGCTTCTCCGAGGGAAAGGCGGATGCAGCGGCAGAGTAG